One genomic segment of uncultured Desulfobacter sp. includes these proteins:
- a CDS encoding IscA/HesB family protein, producing MIELTDAAKKQIDNYFQGNEPSPIRIFLNSGGUAGPSLAMALDEPKDSDDLFDVKGIKFVVDKEFMEKAQMIKIDFNGMGFSLDSGMELGQGGSCGGCSGSCG from the coding sequence ATGATTGAACTTACAGACGCTGCAAAAAAGCAGATAGACAATTATTTCCAGGGGAATGAACCTAGCCCCATCCGGATTTTTCTTAACTCAGGCGGTTGAGCGGGTCCGTCTCTAGCAATGGCTCTGGATGAGCCTAAAGACAGCGACGATCTTTTTGACGTTAAAGGTATTAAATTTGTGGTAGACAAAGAGTTCATGGAAAAAGCACAAATGATTAAAATTGATTTCAACGGTATGGGCTTTAGCCTTGATTCAGGCATGGAGCTGGGTCAGGGTGGCAGCTGCGGCGGATGTTCAGGCTCGTGCGGATAG
- a CDS encoding lactate utilization protein — protein sequence MQANTNETQFMATLRTALGIKQENVEKRAARIFTSPNDPNPEQTAIVKTIKTRQGKDHMAMLDHLCREAVPLNLNVIPLKDEAQVTKAIADLVKNTEPEWGTKKSVVQWDHPMVNALDLKTALKNQDVPVYTAAFDSTGMDDIKRSRAKDRVRQQMIDSYIGVTSADFCLADTATLVMKSRPKEARAVSLLPAIHVAVIRKEQILTNLKELYALLKYDPDTREPEVLPHHMTLISGPSKTADIELVMVHGAHGPKALYLYVITG from the coding sequence ATGCAAGCCAATACCAATGAAACTCAATTTATGGCAACCCTTCGGACAGCTTTAGGCATTAAACAGGAGAATGTTGAAAAACGTGCTGCACGAATTTTTACATCCCCCAATGATCCGAACCCGGAACAGACCGCCATTGTGAAAACAATAAAAACCCGCCAGGGTAAGGACCACATGGCTATGTTAGACCATCTTTGCCGGGAGGCGGTGCCATTAAACCTCAATGTCATCCCGCTTAAGGATGAGGCCCAGGTGACAAAAGCCATTGCCGACCTTGTGAAGAACACCGAACCTGAATGGGGCACAAAAAAAAGTGTGGTTCAGTGGGATCATCCCATGGTCAATGCCCTGGATCTCAAAACCGCATTAAAAAACCAGGACGTACCGGTTTATACTGCGGCGTTTGACAGTACCGGCATGGATGATATCAAAAGATCCAGAGCCAAGGACCGGGTGCGCCAACAAATGATTGATTCATATATCGGTGTGACCTCGGCGGATTTCTGCCTGGCAGACACGGCCACACTGGTCATGAAATCCAGGCCCAAAGAAGCCCGGGCCGTATCATTGCTGCCTGCCATCCATGTAGCAGTGATCAGAAAAGAACAGATACTTACCAATTTAAAAGAACTTTATGCCCTGCTAAAATATGATCCGGACACAAGGGAACCGGAAGTGCTCCCCCACCATATGACCCTGATCTCGGGTCCAAGCAAAACCGCAGACATTGAACTGGTCATGGTACATGGTGCCCATGGTCCCAAGGCCCTTTATCTCTATGTAATCACTGGATAA